The genomic stretch CCTCCTCACACTGCCTGTCAAAGTGCAGAAATAGTGACTCAACATCGGCAGTCAACAGTCATTTTGTCAACAGCAGTGGTCAAAGTGAAAGATATTGATAACAAATACGTCCTCGTTAGAGTCCTCCTGGATAGCGGTTCACAGCCAAGTTTCATCTCCGAAGCGCTATGCCAAAAGATTCGTTTAACACGAACGAAACTGAATTCGCCAGTCAGTGGGATCGGACAATCTATAGTTAACGTTCGCTATGCTGTAGCCGTCTCGCTCGCCTCtcgtttcgaaaatttcatgACCCAACAGGACTGCTTAGTACTGCCGAAGCTTACCGTCTCGCTGCCTAGTCACCACATCGACATCTCTCGCTGGCGGATCCCTAGAAAACTTCCACTGGCTGATCCGCAATTTAACATAAGCCAAGGTGTGGACATGATACTCGGAGCTGGTCTATTTTTCGAGCTTCTCGAAAACCAGCAACTCTCTCTTGCCGCTGACTATCCCACGTTGCAGAAAACGGTTCTGGGCTATATCGTCTGTGGAAAGATAAAGCAGCCGACCACAGAGGTCACTGACACACAGTCCTGCCACTTCTGCGTAGAAGATACGCTTGATACCATGCTTCAACGATTCTGGGAAATCGAGAATTTTGATGACGGTAAAGCTCTCACTCCAGACGAAAAATTCTGCGAAAAACACTTTCAATCGACTGTTACTCGTGACGAAACGGGCCGCTATGTCGTTCGTCTGCCACTCAAGGAAGACAAGGTGGAAATGCTAGGAGATTCATACCCCTCCGCTGTTCGAAGGTTCCAGCAAATGGAAAAACGGTTCTTCACTGATGAACATCTTCGTAAAAGCTATTCTGAGTTCATGGAGGAGTATGAGAGGTTGAGTCATATGAAGTTGAGTCCCGTCGCGTCGCGTAGCCCACAGTTTTTCCTTCCCCACCATGCCATCCAGCGTCCAGAGAGTACGACCACAAAAATACGAGTGATATTCGACGGTGCATGTCGTGGAGCTTCTTCCTTGTCGCTGAATGATGCCCTCTACGTCGGACCAACAGTTCAGCCAGCTCTGTTTGCTACCATCATCAACTTCCGTTTACCACGATTCGCCATATCCGCCGATGCGGAGAAGATGTTTCGCCAGATGTGGGTTCACCCAGATGACCGAAAGTTCCAGCAAATTCTCTGGCGCAACAATCCGTCAGAACCAATCCGCAATTATCAACTTAAAACCGTCACTTACGGTCTTGCAAGTTCGCCATTTAATGCCGCTCGCGTTTTAAATCAATTAGCTACAGACGAAGGACATCGCTTTCCGCTGGCCGTGCCAGTGATACGGAAAGGCACCTACGTAGACGACGCTCTCACCGGACATGATGACCATGACACGATGGTCGAAACTTGCAAGCAGTTGAGGGAGATGATGAAATCCGGTGGTTTTGTACTTCGCAAGTGGGCATCCAACTGCAAGACAGTCCTCAGTCGAGTCCCAGAAGAACTCTGGGAGACCTCAGCAGAATTGGAGCTCGATCGTTCGCAAGCCGTCAAAACTTTGGGGTTGTTGTGGTTCCCTCACAAGCATGACGTCTTCAAAATCAAGGTTCCCGCTCTTCCAGAGCTTGAGGTCGTCACCAAGCGGATTGTCGTGTCGGAAATGTCCCAACTATTCGACCCGCTTGGACTTCTTGGACCTGTGGTGGTCAGTGCAAAAATGTTCATCCAATCTCTCTGGGCAGCACATATGTCGTGGGACTCTGAGCTTGCGAAAGAAGCAGCCGTATGGTAGAAGAAGTATCGTGCAGACATTAAGGAGCTTATCGTGCTGCAGGTTCCAAGAAGGGTCCTCTGGAACAAGGATACAGAACGCCAGTACTCAGTACACTACTTCTGCGATGCCTCGCAGAAGGGATTCGGGTGCTGCTTGTACATCGTATCTTTGGATGAGCTTCATTCACACCTGCTCACGTCGAAATCTCGCGTCGCACCTCTTCGTGGACAGTCAATTCCACGCTTGGAGCTCCGCGCAGCCCTTCTCGGGAGTCAACTGGTCCACTGCTTACGAACTGACACCAATATCACTGGACCAGTCACATTTTGGACCGACTCTACTGTCGCACTTCACTGGATCAAATCCAGATCGAATTCCTGGAAAGTCTTCGTGTCGAATCGGGTCGCAGAGGTCCAAC from Wyeomyia smithii strain HCP4-BCI-WySm-NY-G18 chromosome 3, ASM2978416v1, whole genome shotgun sequence encodes the following:
- the LOC129728940 gene encoding uncharacterized protein LOC129728940 — translated: MHYLRAALPGEAARVIFSLEISANNNLVAWNLLKERFENTNLLVKRHVSALLTIPSLKKESAQGLADLAEKFDRHVQLLDKLEDSENHWNAFLVERLSQCLDSVTLRERSRIVQTLKLSQSANTQFEIKHPKPRSVVAHVASDNVTQCVNCKHAHFLFQCDQFRSLSPQQRFEVVKKHGLSINCLKGTHQAKNCSSGSCKSCSKKHHSLLHLPPLSSASGLLPVTTFKQPTVYQPAAASTSQSCQMSHFLPNLLGGSSSQELAVAPPPINSSVRSQSSRGNSFPHSSVDVVPPHTACQSAEIVTQHRQSTVILSTAVVKVKDIDNKYVLVRVLLDSGSQPSFISEALCQKIRLTRTKLNSPVSGIGQSIVNVRYAVAVSLASRFENFMTQQDCLVLPKLTVSLPSHHIDISRWRIPRKLPLADPQFNISQGVDMILGAGLFFELLENQQLSLAADYPTLQKTVLGYIVCGKIKQPTTEVTDTQSCHFCVEDTLDTMLQRFWEIENFDDGKALTPDEKFCEKHFQSTVTRDETGRYVVRLPLKEDKVEMLGDSYPSAVRRFQQMEKRFFTDEHLRKSYSEFMEEYERLSHMKLSPVASRSPQFFLPHHAIQRPESTTTKIRVIFDGACRGASSLSLNDALYVGPTVQPALFATIINFRLPRFAISADAEKMFRQMWVHPDDRKFQQILWRNNPSEPIRNYQLKTVTYGLASSPFNAARVLNQLATDEGHRFPLAVPVIRKGTYVDDALTGHDDHDTMVETCKQLREMMKSGGFVLRKWASNCKTVLSRVPEELWETSAELELDRSQAVKTLGLLWFPHKHDVFKIKVPALPELEVVTKRIVVSEMSQLFDPLGLLGPVVVSAKMFIQSLWAAHMSWDSELAKEAAVPRRVLWNKDTERQYSVHYFCDASQKGFGCCLYIVSLDELHSHLLTSKSRVAPLRGQSIPRLELRAALLGSQLVHCLRTDTNITGPVTFWTDSTVALHWIKSRSNSWKVFVSNRVAEVQRLMKDAQWMHVPTDLNPADYISRGLLASQIIYDKLWWHGPENLTFPVEQWPKCPISMPNKTELEEEMRVLVSLHLLQDNGTIFSAFSELAKLTRFVAYCFRFRNNCKLPKDQCVLSPLSPQEVDCALKSLVRLAQRQEFPTEVQLHSRKQTENTVRVASKSALQNLNIFMDDFGLLRMDGRLKNLNAPFDTRFPILLPAKHSLSVLIARSVHIQTLHGGPSLMLATIRQRF